TGAGAGCGATCAGTGAGAACAGGAAAAACGGCTTCGATCactttttattagatatttttttaatttgtataaataatcaatttccTCATTTCAAGGTTAAAAAAGAAGCAGATTCAAAGGTCgagattagaaattaaaatacgcaTAATAAGCCATCGATTGGCGACTGCTGCTATAGCCAtcacataaaacaattttatgacaCACTGTTTCAAAAAATCATATCCCAAGTCCGCCCATACCAcccattcaataatataagaaaccgataatttaataacatttatagttCATAAATTAGTCACCTAATTTATACAACCATACTCATTACAACacgtatattgttaattatatttgaaaaaatagagctcaaaaacaaatttaatgttaatttctaAAAGTACCTATTGCTATTGCTATaaccatacaatttaaaaatatttaataatcatacaaaaatgttttaatactatacataaaaaaatagtagtctTGATAGTCTTAATACTCAATAGTCCTGAGTATTCTCCTATCAAAATGTTAAAGATTTTGATTTAAACTAAACAACAtaacagtatttaaattaatggttCATTGCTATGCTTTATTACAGTTATTGCTGTGTGTCATACACatcatacattaaattaaattaattattatttattataatatgataacgaTCACcaacaaatttatgttttgtacttttgtttaaatgtttgataatatagatgcaaaatttaaaaatctatagtggcaatattttatttctttttgttatcataaaatatcaagGTCCACGGAACATAAATTGTACCTAGACAaactaacaataaaatgtataaaaatactcataatcTTAGTACATAACtagaattttgtaatttttaaacacgGGTCTCCGGAGAAACTATTTTCTTTATCTTTcgatcaaatatatatttattttaaaactaataaataatagtaagcaaaaacaattttggaaaacatttttttaaatatttatttcgtataaatttgtatcaaGTATATGTTGTAGtattgtgaataaaaataaaaattaatagtaataaataataataaaaaaaaaaattttacaattgtttCAATGATTGTAATTCACAGAAGCATAACacagaattaaattaataaataacaaaaaagccAGGTTGACATAATGAtagtaactattaaattattgcgaAAGCGACTGTTAAACATGATAGTGCAAGAGTCGCTATCATGAGAAACTGTGTGTACCTGGCTTAAACAGATGTAGATTTAttggaacaaaaaaaaaaataaatattttaacgttttataagttgtaacaagattaataattacacaataattattatttataacacacacacataaatacatttaaaactacattaaagctttaataagaatagtatacaaaatatttagattgagaaaatagtatttaattaaaagtaaaatatgtctttaatatcaaataatattataacaaattagttgagctgaaaaattaaaaaacataaattcataGACAATTGATTTTTccattttagattattaagtCAATGATTATAACTGGtaaccaattttaaatttacttcaaCAGAtactaatacataaataatgctttttttgttaatcgctgtcttaacttaaaattataaaatgtttaaattaatacatatttataaatcagatatgaatcaaaatatgatactttaattttgtgttaatataaaagacaaaaatctaaaatattaaacactttatataaattaaaaacttatattaaattaattcactgtaaaattaataatctgtACCTAGTAAGGTATACatggcatatattatatgaataattttatcatgaacACATTTACACTTCAATTTCATGACGTTTAATTATGTCTTTATAAGTTTCACTGTGGAacttggaaaatattttagaaaatataaatgtaacgaGTGTAGCGATAAAACATACcacaaaaattgttaaaatgaaaTCAACATTAGGTTCTTGATCTTCTtggatttttatcaaatttttttcatttggttctttaaaatatatccataATAGTGCCAAACAGATGAAAACATtactaggtattttaattacatttgatATGGTAACTCTAATCTTTTCCGGTATTACTTGACTCTTTAAATACGTCATGGATGGAAAGTAAATACCAATAgaaatttcaaacaataagaaaaaaaagtaacaagtcattactttataatatttttgttggccactgtaatcaaaaaatatgtttgatatgGCCAAGGAACACATTAAAAACGAAAAGGTTGCTACAAATGTAGCCAGTTgcaattgtttttttgaatCTAGAAAACTATTTCCCAAtagtattgaataaatttttgaACCTATCATAAGAGCTAAcataaaacttgaaaatactAGCCCCAATGGGGGTTTTGAGTCTTTTAACACATCAAACGTAGGGGtccaaataaatatgaataagtaCATGACACCTTCGTATAAGGACTGAACAACGCTGAGggtaaagatatttttatttgtcatcCACAGAATAATAGCTTTCTTTACTGACGCTGAAGCTGATTTTGTGTTGCGAACATAGTGTTCATTTATCACAGACATAACATATATGCTAGAAGTCATGAGAAATGGAATAGCCGTTACAAAAGGCGCAACAGGTCCAAATTCTAACACGCTAACCAAGAATAATGACAACAATCCAGCTAGTATGGCAAGTGtagcattaaaaaaagttgctTTGGCAAACGTATTATTCAACCACTCTTCTggcaatttgtaataattgacATGCTCGTTGATGTACCATGAGTCAAACGCCGAATACAGAATAGACGTGCTTATACCTCCCAACATACGTCCAACCAGCAATAATTGAAAGTTGCCAAACATTTTTGTCACACAACACCCTGAATACAATATACCGTAAGAAATGCAAAGTATTTTACGGCCGTAAATATCAGCCAACGCTCCTGTAATTGTGCCAAATAAACTGTTGGATATTGTGCCGGTAATGAAAAGGACGGCTATTTCTCCTTCATTGTAACCGTACTGCTTGTACAATTTATAGACGTATGGGCCTTGAAGCCAATCGGCAAAACACGCCAAACAGTACACGATCAAGTAACGCCTCTGGAGCTTCTGGAAGTCCGTGTTTGTTTCTTGTTTCAGCTTCTCCACCACATACTTTTTGGAAACGGCAAACAGTATCACTGCGACCGTCAACAATACGATTATGACGATGAGGAACATGACGTCCATTTGTCATTACAGCAAACGGCAAATCTGAAATAGAAAAACGAAAATCAATACCTACACGCACGCGACGGTAATATCACTTTCTCGCACACGGAGAGTGGACGATTTAAAACGAGTAACGttcgctattattattattataatgtttcgaCTTGCCGACATCGTTTGGAACGGTTGGGGAGGTATTTTTTTCTCTACGCGGCAAGtgaccatataataatattaataacaataataataattaaaataacaatatcacaatattattacaaagtaTACTACGCGGTTCGAGACGTACTACGGATGTCACATGACGATATACCATATTGCATTGCGCGTACCGAACGTACGTTAATACGACGACGTTGATcgcgataaaatattattcagtgCCGGCCGTCGCCGTCGAATTTTCTAGGAACGATTCGAGCACGATCGTGTCGCATGCGGCGTTTTCGGTTCGGGCCGGACGACGACGGGCCGTATCGCGAGACTAAATGTGCCTAATCGATTTTCACATGATTGCTCCCGAGAAAAAATTacagtaagaaaaaaaaattaaaataataaaacaaccgCGCGCACGCCGTGTACAGTCTGATGGCGTGCGCAGTGTGCGGTATAAACGAGGCGGcggtgacgacgacgaccacGTCGTGTTTATGTGAAGTTTCGACGATAGAATTTCACGGAacgcattattttatactttacggTCGTCGTGGATTCGAGCAACGTCTAAActctaaaataatgattttgtacTCGGTATCAGTGTTTGTggagtttttattattcgttatCAGCCACACTATCGGCGGTCCGTTATCAACCGCTGGTGAACTCTGCTCTTTCGTTTCGGCGTCTATACAAACTACACAACTACTCACTGCTCGTACAACCCGTGGCACtacactattaattattatttattataattatcattactatTACACGCATATTGTAGTGCATTACACAATACCCGCGGACCGTTCCGGCCTTCgggtaacttttttttaacgttacatatttttataagtttaatagcCATAGTcgtaatagtagtagtagtagttagTAATGGGCATGTGCTTACGACTTATCATACAGCTATCGTACGTAGATAGCTATACTGCCGGCTTCGGTTTACCTCCGATTTCCCAacgaccatattattattattaatattatattataataaatagtaatatacacGCCTAATTGCCATCCAACGACCAacagtagtaaaataaattaataataataattgagatGCACATAAAATACGtaccaaaatatgttttgaaaatcgtataatatgtattatatgttatgtaataagctaatatgtatattatattataaatattattacaataagcaCCTTCGATGTATTTTTACTCCAACGTTTTTAttgactaaattatataatagttgaattatattaaatatacgtaattaattaattaatataaattaattacaataagtaataacatatatcattagtaatcattatattatttattaggtagctgctaagtattaataattatataatatgtacctatagtttgtataaaaaaaaattccaagtaAAAACGAGTTTCAATAGTTTttgatgtataaatttaaaaaatatttcaatattattttttcttttgaaaatgtaataaattgcaCGAGTGTGTAGAAatcagtatacctatatacgtcCTACACTACATAAACCTACTAAAAATCGTTAAActtatgtttatagtttaattaccTACCGAAaccttaatgataaataatgttaattactttaatgatatatcgttattattaatgtatttttaattaattggcGTTTATACGATTATACTTATAGGCGCCATATGttcttatacaaatattgaaatatatatttattatatagatggcTATAaaggtattaggtatattgtaaattgtaattatttaaatagtataaataattcctatagttattttttgattttggctaatattttgtagatattttCCTTTGAATCGACGACAttatgatagtaataattgtttattattattatatctgatACTAAGGTAATTGTTAGAGCACAGATGCTGTAGTACTAAAAAACTAGTAAAATTGATTGGAGtattacactaaaaaataccaaaaattgcatttaaaatattaaaaattgcactaaaaaataacagcgttttattatatatgttttaaatttactgttataatctaaaatcctactaaaaatataaatataaataattcagtttTCTATTCGAACTTCGAAGTAGTTGAAGAAcaaatcataacaatataacgcATAATTgtcaaatagtcaatattactcatatttcaaaaattatttttaaacaaatacttaaataacctTAAGTACCCatcaatttgaaattatgtttatttaatgagATAATATTGATGTTACGACGGTTGACTgtcgacaatattataactaaaatagttgtataaatgagtaaattagataaaattgta
This genomic stretch from Rhopalosiphum maidis isolate BTI-1 chromosome 3, ASM367621v3, whole genome shotgun sequence harbors:
- the LOC113556706 gene encoding molybdate-anion transporter-like; translated protein: MDVMFLIVIIVLLTVAVILFAVSKKYVVEKLKQETNTDFQKLQRRYLIVYCLACFADWLQGPYVYKLYKQYGYNEGEIAVLFITGTISNSLFGTITGALADIYGRKILCISYGILYSGCCVTKMFGNFQLLLVGRMLGGISTSILYSAFDSWYINEHVNYYKLPEEWLNNTFAKATFFNATLAILAGLLSLFLVSVLEFGPVAPFVTAIPFLMTSSIYVMSVINEHYVRNTKSASASVKKAIILWMTNKNIFTLSVVQSLYEGVMYLFIFIWTPTFDVLKDSKPPLGLVFSSFMLALMIGSKIYSILLGNSFLDSKKQLQLATFVATFSFLMCSLAISNIFFDYSGQQKYYKVMTCYFFFLLFEISIGIYFPSMTYLKSQVIPEKIRVTISNVIKIPSNVFICLALLWIYFKEPNEKNLIKIQEDQEPNVDFILTIFVVCFIATLVTFIFSKIFSKFHSETYKDIIKRHEIEV